The Phycisphaerae bacterium DNA window GAGCAGGGGATCGACGTCCTTAAACGCGCAACCAGCCACTTCGTGGCCATCTGGACAACAAGTACGGGGGATCTGACATGCAACGCTGGAGAAACGGACGGCGGATCGTACTGGCCTGGGAGGATTTCCAGAAGGTCGCCGTGCGAACCGGCCTGTGGCCGGATGTTCACGACCGGATGTATGCCCTGCTTGCCGCCGGTATGCGGAGGAACACCGTCAAGCGTCGGGTGATGCGGGAGTTCCTCGCCCAGCTCATCCTGGAGCTGGCACCGGAACCGGCCATGCCGCACTGTTCTGTGCCCACGCCCCCGCTGCCTCCGCCGGCCAGACAGGCGCCGGTGTCAATGTGCCCTTCTCCCCCCGCGTCAGCTCTGCCACGGTCGATGCCGCCGAGCGGCCCGCCACCGCCTCGACCATGGCCGCCTCCGCCGCCCGCGCCGCTGCCCTCGCAATGAAAACGGGTCCCATCCAAGGGCTCGCCGGCAAGCGATCCGGACCCCCCGGTGAGCGCGCAGACGGTACCAGATCCTATCTCGCCTGTCCGGCGAAGCGGTTTTGGGTTTGGGTCCCATGTGGCGCAGCCGCGGGCTGGAGGATGCCTCGCGATGTACTTGCCCGGCGTTCTTCACTTCGCACAATCCGGGTCTGCCGGTTCCGTCCCGCTGTAACACCGCTGGAAGATGCCGAAGTCAGAGGCGTCCACGTCGCGGTCGCCGTCGAAGTCGGCGGGGATGATGTGCGACGCGTCCGCAGTGAGCCAGCAGCCTTCCGGCAGATGCTCAGGATCGTACGGGATCGCCGGACCGGTCGCGCAGGCTTCGAACGTGGCATAATCCCCGGCATCCACGTCGCCGTCGGAGTCGAAATCGCCGGGGATGGAAACAACGAGGAAGATGTACGCCGAGCCGGAATCGATGCCGGCGTCATCGTTCCCCCTCGCCCCCACGATGGCGGTGGCGCCGCTGATGGAGACGGAAAGCCCGAACTCGTCGCCAGCCGCGGCGTCGGAGGCGGTGAGCTTCCTGATTTGGCCCCAGTTGTCCGCCCCCCCCTGGTCGCGCCGGAAGATGTACGCCGAGCCGGAACCATCGCCGGCGTCATCGTTATGGTACGCCCCCACGATGGCGGTGTCGCCGCCTCCCCGTGTCTTCCACGCCCTCGCTCCGCGACCCTCGCCCTCGCGCCCTGCGCGCGGCTCCACCGAGCCCGGCCGGCTCAGGTGCGACGATCGCACGGACCACGCCGGTGGTCATGCCGTCGAAGCCCGTCGGATCAAGCGGAAAACCCCTCGCTGAGGCCGCCCGGTGTGACGCCGAGCCCCAGATCCGTTTCGCCGTGAGCGATTGAAGAGGACCTTTCTCCAGCGTCAAAAAAGGGACCCGCTGAAGCCGTCTCCGGCTCCAGCGGGCCCCAATTACTCACCGGCCTCCCTCATGAGCGAGAGGGTACCGTTTGCAGACGGCTACTTGTGGATGAGGATGCTGCCGCCGCCGATCACCGTGGTCGGCGTATCAGTCTGGGCGGCACCCAGCATGTTGTCATACACCATACCGTTGGAGTCAGTACCCCAGATCCTGATGCGGAATTTGTCCGTTCCGCCGCCACCGTTTATCTGGCCGTCAATGGCAGTGAGTATGAAACTGTAGCCTTCTGCACCATTGATTGTCCCGGTTCCCATGTACTGGGCCCTGGCACCAGCAATGACCAGCCAGTTGTAGCTCGAACTGTGGAAGTTCAGGTCGCCCGCATGGAACTGGAACTCGGTCACGCCCGTCGGGATCGTCGCGCCTTTCTGGTACTTGGACACGAAGCCGAAGGTGGCCTTGCCAGTCAGGTCGGGATCTGCCCTGTACGCACCCGCCGGCGAGTCGAACCACCCGCCGCCGGTGACGAAGCCGCCGTTGGGATCGTAGACGACGACGTATTGGTACACCATGTTAGTCGAGCCGCCGTCGTCGTCCGTGACCGTGACGGTGATTTCGTAGACACCCGGCTCGGCGTAGGTGTGGCCCGCCGACGCCGGGCTGGTGGCGCCGACCTGCATGTCGCTTGTTTCGTCGCCCCAATCCCACGTGACGTCATAGGTGTCGAGCGTACCGGGGTCGCTGAATTCAACGCCAACGGTCACCGGCTGATTGTTGATGTTCACCGGGTCGAGCGGCGCCGTCAGGGCGTCGATCGTCGGGGCGACGTTCTCGATTTCAACTTCCGCGGTCCCGACATCGCATGCACCGTACTGATCGCACACCTTGAGGTGGACATAGACCTCGCTCGGACCGTCCATGTTGGCCGCTGAGAAGGTCACCTTGTCACCCGGCGTCTCGAAGGTGCCGTCGTCGTCCAGATCCCACTCATACGAGACCAGCGCGTGCCCATCCGGGTCGTACGAATTGCTCCCGTC harbors:
- a CDS encoding FG-GAP repeat protein is translated as MRSSHLSRPGSVEPRAGREGEGRGARAWKTRGGGDTAIVGAYHNDDAGDGSGSAYIFRRDQGGADNWGQIRKLTASDAAAGDEFGLSVSISGATAIVGARGNDDAGIDSGSAYIFLVVSIPGDFDSDGDVDAGDYATFEACATGPAIPYDPEHLPEGCWLTADASHIIPADFDGDRDVDASDFGIFQRCYSGTEPADPDCAK